One part of the Triplophysa rosa linkage group LG5, Trosa_1v2, whole genome shotgun sequence genome encodes these proteins:
- the LOC130554831 gene encoding E3 ubiquitin/ISG15 ligase TRIM25-like, with product ILKDPVTINCGHSFCMSCITDCWNQEDQKRVYSCPQCRQTFIPRPALGKNVILAEMVEKLKKTKLQTDRAAPSYAGPEDVECDICTGRKRKASMSCLMCLESYCQTHFERHEGFHTGKRHKVTEATGRLQEMICSQHDRLLEVFCRTDHKCICYLCTMDEHKNHDTVSAAAERTEKQDNQRKYQQRIQEQEKELQGLMDCLKLSVLCMCLYACAL from the exons ATACTGAAGGATCCAGTGACTATTAACTGTGGACACAGTTTTTGTATGAGCTGTATTACAGACTGCTGGAATCAGGAGGATCAGAAGAGAGTTTATAGCTGCCCTCAGTGCAGACAGACCTTCATTCCAAGACCTGCTTTAGGAAAGAATGTGATTCTTGCTGAGATGGTGGAGAAACTGAAGAAAACTAAACTTCAGACTGATCGAGCTGCTCCCAGTTATGCTGGACCTGAAGATGTGGAGTGTGACATCTGTACTGGGAGAAAACGCAAAGCTAGCATGTCATGTCTAATGTGTCTTGAATCTTACTGTCAAACTCACTTTGAGCGACATGAAGGCTTTCACACTGGAAAGAGACACAAAGTCACTGAAGCCACTGGAAGACTTCAGGAGATGATCTGCTCTCAACATGACAGACTGCTGGAGGTTTTCTGTCGTACTGatcataaatgtatttgttatctGTGTACAATGGATGAGCACAAAAATCACGACACTGTATCAGCTGCAGCAGAGAGAACAGAGAAACAG GACAACCAGAGGAAATACCAACAGAGAATTCAGGAGCAAGAGAAGGAGCTTCAGGGTctaa tGGATTGTCTTAAGCTCTCTGTACTGTGTATGTGCTTGTATGCCTGTGCCCTGTGA